Proteins from a genomic interval of Pseudodesulfovibrio nedwellii:
- a CDS encoding STAS domain-containing protein codes for MAMNQENENGVTILAVDGNLDAEGTQAMEEKVLALLESGETKLLFDFSGLDYINSSGLRVLVLAYQRLKKASGTVAICGVKDYIQEVFEVSGYDKIFPLYTARADALAGM; via the coding sequence ATGGCAATGAACCAGGAAAATGAGAATGGCGTCACCATTCTTGCGGTAGACGGTAATCTCGATGCCGAGGGCACTCAGGCTATGGAAGAGAAAGTCCTCGCCTTGCTTGAGAGCGGCGAAACCAAATTGCTTTTTGATTTTTCGGGATTGGACTACATCAATAGTTCGGGCCTGCGCGTGCTCGTGCTTGCTTATCAGCGACTTAAAAAAGCATCGGGCACTGTCGCCATCTGTGGCGTTAAGGATTACATTCAGGAAGTCTTCGAAGTCTCCGGCTACGACAAGATTTTTCCGCTGTATACCGCACGGGCTGATGCTTTGGCGGGAATGTAG